GCCATCCCATGGATGCGCTACAAACTTCGGCGGCGGCTTTGGGGTTATACTATGCCCGTCGGGCTTTGGATAATCCCGAATATATCCGTCAGGCAGTAGTCCGGCTATTAGCGAAAATCCCCACCATGGTGGCGGCGTTTCAATTAATTCGCAAAGGTAATCATCCCATTCAGCCCAACGATAGTCTTGATTATGCGGCCAATTTCCTCTATATGTTGACGGAAAGACGACCAACGGATTTAGCGGCGAAAGTTTTCGATGTCTGTTTGACTCTCCACGCCGAACATACCATGAATGCCTCGACTTTTTCGGCCATGGTCACGGCCTCCACTTTAACCGACCCCTACGGTGTCATCGCTTCAGCAGTGGGAACTCTCGCCGGCCCCCTCCACGGTGGGGCAAACGAGGAAGTATTGTTAATGTTAGAGGAAATCGGTTCGGTGGCTAATGTTCGTCCCTATGTGGAAAAATGTATCGCTAATAAACAAAAAGTTATGGGTTTTGGACACCGGGTATATAAAGTTAAGGATCCCCGGGCGACGATTTTACAAAATCTTGCCGAACAATTATTCGCGGAATTAGGTTCCGATGAATACTACGATATAGCCCTAGAATTAGAACAGGCAATGGTGGATATCTACGGCGAAAAAGGTATCTATCCTAATGTGGATTTCTATTCGGGATTGGTCTATCGGAAATTAGGCATCCCCAGTGATTTATTTACCCCGATTTTTGCCATCTCCCGGGTGGCCGGTTGGTTAGCCCACTGGAAAGAACAATTAAATGCTAACCGCATTTTCCGTCCTACCCAAATCTACACCGGACTACACGATATCCCCTATACACCGATCGAACAACGTTCTTAGATTTTATCTCCCATTCTTGATGGAAACACGGTTTCTCGCCTTTGTCAATCTTTCCTAGGCGAGATTTTTTGTCTCATTTCCTGTTATATTGATGGGGCAAGGAAACAGTCCAGCGGCTTTCCCCTTGGTCAGTTTCGGTGTATATAGTCAGACAAGGTCTTTACTTCTAGGTAGTCAGACAGAAAAATATTAAAGATTATGGTGAAATTTTGGCGGGGATTAACGGTATTTTTAATTTCTTGTTTATTGCTGATTTCCCTAACTGCTTGTGGTAATCAAGTTAGACGCAATCAAGTGGTCATATCGGTATTAAGTGACCCAAAAACCTTTAATGCTGTTTTATCGGCCGAATCCCCGAATATTTTTGGTTTAACCTACGAAGGACTATTAACAGAAAATCCCATTACTGGCAAAAAAGAACCGGTCTTGGCAGAATCTTGGACAATTTCCGATGATAATTTGAGCATTATTTTTACTATCAGAGCGGGTTTAAAATGGTCGGATGGTCAACCCTTAAGCGTTGATGACGTGGTTTTTACCTATAAAGACTTATATCTAAATCCTGATATTCCTAACAACTACCGCGATAGTTTAAGAATAGGATTAAAAAAAGAATTTCCAGTTATCACTAAACTAGATAATCGCAGAATCGAATTTAAACTCCCCGAACCTTTTGCTCCTTTTTTAG
This Microcystis wesenbergii NRERC-220 DNA region includes the following protein-coding sequences:
- a CDS encoding citrate synthase, which produces MTVCEYRPGLEGIPAAQSSISFVDGQKGILEYRGIRIEELAEKSTFLETAYLLIWGVLPTAAELEEFADEIRYHRRIKYRIEDMMKCFPEKGHPMDALQTSAAALGLYYARRALDNPEYIRQAVVRLLAKIPTMVAAFQLIRKGNHPIQPNDSLDYAANFLYMLTERRPTDLAAKVFDVCLTLHAEHTMNASTFSAMVTASTLTDPYGVIASAVGTLAGPLHGGANEEVLLMLEEIGSVANVRPYVEKCIANKQKVMGFGHRVYKVKDPRATILQNLAEQLFAELGSDEYYDIALELEQAMVDIYGEKGIYPNVDFYSGLVYRKLGIPSDLFTPIFAISRVAGWLAHWKEQLNANRIFRPTQIYTGLHDIPYTPIEQRS